One window from the genome of Cucumis melo cultivar AY chromosome 10, USDA_Cmelo_AY_1.0, whole genome shotgun sequence encodes:
- the LOC103495119 gene encoding probable protein phosphatase 2C 2: MCAVAATTTTMTPIFSSPKIASLLCKSSSLNSSTSSSSPRSLSTPMNLHVSASSSPSPSSVSHVDTVLKRKRPARIHVPHSMPSIGFGILETPEVMEEEGEGYSVYCKRGRRRISAMEDRFSVSVGIQGDSRQAFFGVFDGHGGAKVAEIAAKRLSENVIDQVWRRTESEVEEAIKDGYLMTDREVSEEGGGACCVTALIRNGNLAVSNVGDCRAVLSRNGRAEALTSDHRAGREDERNRIEKSGGYVDCCGGGWRVQGTLAVSRAMGDEHLKQWVISEPESRVMKIEDDCRFLILASDGLWDKVTNQEAVDMVEAVCGVEIKKNRPINPKLIMSACKQLVTLSTSRGSLDDTTVMIIQLN; this comes from the exons ATGTGCGCAGTTGCAGCGACGACAACCACGATGACTCCAATTTTCTCGTCTCCAAAGATCGCTTCACTTCTTTGCAAATCCTCCTCTCTCAATTCCTCTACCTCTTCATCTTCGCCCAGATCGTTATCCACTCCAATGAACCTTCATGTTTCTGCATCGTCTTCCCCGTCCCCCTCCTCTGTTTCCCATGTTGATACGGTTTTGAAGAGGAAGAGGCCCGCGAGAATCCACGTGCCGCACAGTATGCCGTCGATTGGATTTGGAATACTCGAGACGCCGGAAGTGATGGAGGAGGAAGGGGAAGGATATTCGGTTTATTgcaaaagaggaagaagacgaaTCAGTGCTATGGAGGATCGATTCTCAGTTAGCGTCGGAATTCAAGGAGATTCTCGACAg GCTTTCTTCGGAGTTTTCGATGGACACGGTGGAGCGAAAGTGGCGGAAATCGCGGCGAAACGTTTGAGTGAAAACGTAATCGATCAAGTATGGAGAAGAACAGAATCGGAAGTCGAGGAAGCGATCAAAGACGGCTATCTAATGACGGATCGGGAAGTATCGGAGGAAGGCGGCGGCGCTTGTTGCGTCACTGCATTGATACGGAACGGGAATCTGGCGGTGTCGAACGTCGGCGACTGTCGCGCGGTGTTGAGTCGAAACGGAAGAGCGGAAGCCCTAACCTCGGATCACAGGGCGGGAAGAGAAGACGAGAGAAATCGGATCGAGAAATCG GGCGGTTATGTGGATTGTTGCGGTGGTGGATGGAGAGTTCAAGGAACATTAGCTGTATCAAGAGCCATGGGAGATGAGCATCTGAAACAGTGGGTGATATCGGAGCCGGAGTCGAGAGTGATGAAGATTGAAGATGATTGTCGTTTCTTGATTCTTGCTTCTGATGGTCTTTGGGACAAG GTTACAAATCAAGAAGCAGTAGACATGGTAGAAGCAGTCTGTGGCGTAGAGATAAAGAAGAATAGGCCAATTAATCCGAAATTAATAATGTCAGCATGCAAACAATTGGTGACATTGTCAACATCAAGAGGCTCCCTCGACGACACCACTGTTATGATCATTCAACTAAATTAG